ATCGCTTGGTTGTACGTCAATTGCAGGAGCTGTACACAAAGACAAGTAAAGCTTCATGCCCGCCACGCATGCAGACACAAATCAAATGAACTCACCGACGGAAAGTGAGACAATGTCAGAATCGACAATCCCTCCATTGGAAGTTGTAATTCGCACTCTATAGTCTCCAGCGTCATCTGGTCCAGCATTGATAATCTGTAAAGTGGATGCGGTGGCTCCATCAATCGCCCCATCACTGTTAGAGAGTGGTTCTCCgtcaggaccaaaccactggtagctcagtCCTTCTCCGGTTGCCACAACACTGAGCGTGGCATTCCCACCCCCCTCAACGTTCACATTCTCTGGTTGGGTCCCAATCACGGGACTTTCACCTGAAAACGCCATACAAGCAAGTAATAAACTTGAATGGTGAAAGTACGCAGCTCACCAATAGATAGAGTTGCTGCATCAGAGTCGACCGATCCCGCATTATTGGTCACGACGACCGTGTAGTCTCCAGCATCGCCAGACTCAACATTGATAATTTGCAGAGTGGGTGAATTAGATCCATTGATGTCTCCATCAACGTCAGTGAGAGCGTTcccgccaggaccaaaccactggtagctcaatCCTTCACCAGAGGCTTCCACGGTGAGTGTGGCAGTTCCGCCCGCTTCCGCATTCACATCGCTCGGTTGTACGTCAATTGCAGGACCTGTACACAAAGACGAGTAAAGCATGGACATGCCcgccacacatgcagacacaaatCAGATGAACTCACCGACGGAAAGTGAGACAGTGTCAGAATCGACAATTCCTCCATTGACAGTTGTAATTCGCACTCTATAGTCGCCAGCGTCATCTGGTCCAGCATTGGTAATCCGTAAAGTGGATGCGGTGGCTCCTTCGATCTCTCcatcaggaccaaaccactggtagctcagtCCCTCTCCGGTTGCCACCACACTGAGCGTGGCATTCCCACCCCGCTCAACGTCCACATTCTCTGGTTGGGTCCCAATCACGGGGGCTTCGCCTGAAACTGACATGCACACGAGTAATAATACCTGAGCCGAACAAATACGCATGTTTCAATTAATCTCACCGATAGACAGGGTTGCAGCATCAGAGATgactgatcccgcactgttggtcacaacgactGTGTAGTCTCCAACATCGCCAGACTCAACATTAATGATTTGCAGGGTGGATGAAttggatccttcgatgtctccGTCAACGTCAGTGAGAGCGTCcccgccaggaccaaaccactggtagctcaacAGTCCTTCACCAGAGGCTTCCACGATGAATGTTGCAGTTCCACCCGCTTCCGCATTCACATCGCTCGGTTGTACGTCAATTGCAGGACCTGTACACAAAGGCAAGTAAagcatgaacatgcatgcccgccacacagacacaaactgaGCCGTAAAAATATAGGCATGTTTAAAATCTCACCAATAGACAGACTTGCAGCATCAGAGGTgactgatcccgcactgttggtcacaacgaccGTGTAGTTTCCCGCATCGTCAGGCTCAGCGTTGAAAACTGTCAACGTTCCTGAAGTGGACCCCTCAATCTCTCCGTCACTGTCAGTCAGAGCCACTCCGTCAGGACCAAACCACAGGTAGGTCAGTCCTGCACCAGAGGCCTCCACGGTGAATGAGGCACTTCCGCCTTGCTCGACACCCACACTTTCTGGTTGGGTCTCAATTTCAGGGGCTACATAGAGTGAGTAGTAAAACGATCAGCACTGTGAACCCAGCATTATTTTTTTGGCACGAAAGGGATTCCCACCACCGAGTCTACCAATATCCAATAATCAACTGGATCGACTGCTCACCCACTTTTTAGAGGTTCAAGAAAAACTAATGTGCTATGCTGCTTTCAGCTgtgcacatacatgcagttacgTTGAGGAGGATCGAGCTTAGTTTACACTCTATAATTGTAGTTTACATGCCCATGACGTAGTACTACGATAAACACAAACAAGGGGAACGACACTTTCACTATACTAAAAAGTTTAACACATGCCCACACGCACTCAATTTGGTACAAACTCAAGAAACGGCTCGGCCAGGGTGAATATACATTTACCTGTGGTTGTGATTGTAATGGTTGACGTGAAACCAGCTCCATCCGCTGGATCGGTTGCACTGATGACAATGGTCTGGCTTCCTGAAGCTCCAGTGATAGACACAAAGAACATGAATTGTCCACCTGCAAACAGAATCAATGCGTCAATCACACGAGACCAACAAACGATGGATGAAGGCATGCAGCAGAGACACCAAAACTCACATCCTTCTGTTACTGATTGATCATTGAAGCTGCACTCAAAGTCTAAGCCGTCGAGGTCCCTACTTGACGTGCAGCTCACACTCACTTGCTGAGACTCAGCGAGGAACTCGGCACTGCAGTTCAGGATCAGAGGAGTAAGTGTGGGACCTTGGGTAGGTTGAGCTGCATGTGTGGAATGGGGAACGTTTGACTAGCACactgactattattatatccttCCGAAAACCACAcgtataattacacatgcactagcaagaataattataattgcactTGAACCATAAAAATAGGCATGTTTCAATCTCTCACCAATAGACAGAGTTGCAGCATCAGAGACGACTGATCCCGTactgttggtcacaacgaccGTGTAATCTCCAGCATCGCCAGACTCAACATTGATAATTTGCAGGGTGGATGAATTGGATCCTTCGATGTTTCCGTCGACATCAGTGAGAGCGTTcccgccaggaccaaaccactggtagctcaatCCTTCACCAGAGGCTTTCACGGTGAATGTAGCATTTCCACCAACTCCAACTTCTATATCACTAGGCTGACTTGTAATGACTGGTGGTTGAGTAGCTGCAGCTGCACCAGAAAACGATCTTGATATAGCTAGGAGGTTACATCTAGAACTTACCAATGTATAATATGGCCTCTTCAGAATCTACTGATCCACCAAGATTGGACGCACGGACACTGTAGTTTCCAGCATCACCAGACTGAGCAAAAACGATCTGCAAAGTAGTTGTAGTGGATCCCTCAATCCTTCCATTACTGTCTGTGAGAGCCCCTCCATTGGCACCAAACCATTGGTAGGTCAGTCCTGCACCAGAGGCTTCCACGGTGAATGTGGCATTGGCACCAATAGTAACTCTAACACTGATTGGCTGTCTTGTAATTACTGGTTCAGTGACTGTAGCAAAGCAGATTGTGAAGCATCAAGCACTATCGCACACCACTTATCTTTTTGACTCACCTATAGTTAGCGTGGCCTCCTCAGAATCCACTGACCCACCAATATTGGATACAAGAACTGTGTAGTTTCCAGCATCACCAGATTGAGCAGCAACTATCTGCAATGTAGCTGCAGTGGATCCTTCAATCCTTCCATCACTGTCTGTGAGAGACTCTCCGTCAGGACCAAACCATTGGTAGGTCAGTCCTTCACCAAATGCCTCCACCGTAAATGTGGCAGTTGAACCTGCAGCAGCTTCAACATCGTTTGGCTGTCTTGTAATTACGGGTGGATCAACTGTGGAagaacaatcataattatatcgactCTGTTCACCATTATTGATGAAACGTCAATCAAAGGGCAGTATATCATCGCACcatataaatatatacaaCATACCTATGGTTAGCGTGACCTCCTCAGAATCCACTAATCCAGCAACATTGGATACACTAACTCCGTAGTTTCCAGCATCACCAGACTGAGCATCAACGATCCGCAATGTGTCTGTAATAGATCCCTCAATCTCACCGGTGTTGTCGGTCAGAGCTTCTCCGTCGAGGCCATaccactggtagctcagtCCTTCACCAGAAGCCTCCACAATAAATGTGGCAGTTGAACCAGCAGCAACTTCAACATTGCTTGGTTGCCTTGTAATTTCAGGTGGAGAGACTGAAAGAATAAAAAATCAAAAAATGAATGTCATGGAGGTTATCTCTGTTCAACTTCACCAATTGTCAAAGTTGCTTCATTTGAAAATATGTATCCGCCAGTAGCGAACACTTGAACACGGTAGTTTCCAACATCATCTGATTGAGCACTGACAATCCGCAAGGTAGCTGTAGTGGATCCCTCAATATCTCCTTCACTGTCCGTGAGAGCTTCACCAttaggaccaaaccactggtagctcagaTCTGTCCCAGAGGCCACAACAGAAAACGTGGAGGTTCCACCAGTGGCCACTCCACTACTTCTTGGCTGGTTAACAATGAACACTGCATGAGCAAGAAAGTGTAACTAACAATCATGACATTACAAGTA
This is a stretch of genomic DNA from Halichondria panicea chromosome 1, odHalPani1.1, whole genome shotgun sequence. It encodes these proteins:
- the LOC135352441 gene encoding muscle M-line assembly protein unc-89-like → MVICLLFVSAALLSSYSINLVSGLPDGAPTNLDLYPSVCSDLTPQHLENVAQPCLPASCEFSLIVDSIDSGQVLAGQENFYRCGAVHRLCLRASAGAQFRGFVVQPRESTTEFSVSPEQISVGEFINLPTSTVQQWDCPIAGVTHTDRSDKTEVCFDWVAPPTPIGVTFWFSVTRVFSIFHTQLRGLDLSPSPDFCPPQLLDPVILNGCYVSATCAGETVALRDIGTEEIETRECCVNTPALSYSLSGQCVQCVVYGFLEDLFEAPERTQLYNIQIGYRKEGGGTSALIRGRITEVGGTATPQSDYRLLRNTYIARVGAPAVISISLNFDNIAQESDETFGLELQPIGASPPGFFVNTITVAIQDRTVVTFELNENDYSGAEDDGFIVATINKNVRLANPVTLLLTPYSISVAIESRQPLPDDIPTEDNLLQNYARSVPEDRRDFSPDVVPVIFEADESGSQKNDILVPVRVFDDIFDEADEEVFIIVLTVDNNSLVADTNTARLQRQTSLCIIQDNDDIRIGFLNASYTFIEPQKTKNVTVTLEKQDGRISEQTFLVTIEASSNTPNASISPATISTLNGDGSVSNNDYSISAQGENTVLLVFGPDDQTVDFEFTLYPDNITESLEAFQVRRIRTDFSGPPFLPPTSGALFSSSFILIAELFIVNQPRSSGVATGGTSTFSVVASGTDLSYQWFGPNGEALTDSEGDIEGSTTATLRIVSAQSDDVGNYRVQVFATGGYIFSNEATLTIVSPPEITRQPSNVEVAAGSTATFIVEASGEGLSYQWYGLDGEALTDNTGEIEGSITDTLRIVDAQSGDAGNYGVSVSNVAGLVDSEEVTLTIVDPPVITRQPNDVEAAAGSTATFTVEAFGEGLTYQWFGPDGESLTDSDGRIEGSTAATLQIVAAQSGDAGNYTVLVSNIGGSVDSEEATLTIVTEPVITRQPISVRVTIGANATFTVEASGAGLTYQWFGANGGALTDSNGRIEGSTTTTLQIVFAQSGDAGNYSVRASNLGGSVDSEEAILYIAAATQPPVITSQPSDIEVGVGGNATFTVKASGEGLSYQWFGPGGNALTDVDGNIEGSNSSTLQIINVESGDAGDYTVVVTNSTGSVVSDAATLSIAQPTQGPTLTPLILNCSAEFLAESQQVSVSCTSSRDLDGLDFECSFNDQSVTEGCGQFMFFVSITGASGSQTIVISATDPADGAGFTSTITITTTAPEIETQPESVGVEQGGSASFTVEASGAGLTYLWFGPDGVALTDSDGEIEGSTSGTLTVFNAEPDDAGNYTVVVTNSAGSVTSDAASLSIGPAIDVQPSDVNAEAGGTATFIVEASGEGLLSYQWFGPGGDALTDVDGDIEGSNSSTLQIINVESGDVGDYTVVVTNSAGSVISDAATLSIVSGEAPVIGTQPENVDVERGGNATLSVVATGEGLSYQWFGPDGEIEGATASTLRITNAGPDDAGDYRVRITTVNGGIVDSDTVSLSVGEFI